The Campylobacter ureolyticus ACS-301-V-Sch3b genomic sequence TGATATAAATTTAAATATTTTACCTTTTTTGGACAAAATAGACTTTAAAAATCAAAATTTTATTAAGCTTAAAAATGATTATTTTTACTCAAAAAAACTATATGATTTTAAAAATAATCATATTGGATATATCATAATGCACAAAAACTCCAAATCAAAAATTAATGATATTTTTTAAATATTATCTAAAAGTTTTTCTTCATAGAGTGGAATTTTATAAATAAAAATCGATCCTTTTTTAGGGGTTGATTTAACATCATATAAAATATCGTTTTTATTGCAAATTTTCATAACTATATTTAGTCCTAATCCAAATCCACCCTGTGATTGGTTTTGTCTTGTGTATCTTTGCCAAATAGTATCAACATCTTTTATCCCACATCCAAAATCTTCAACTATAAAAATGACAAAATTATCATCGCTTTTTAAATAAATATTTATTTCGCTACCCTCGTTTGAATATTTTATGGCATTTGATAGGTTATTATCAATCAATCTTGTTGCTTCAATTTCACTTAAAAATACCTTTAAATTTGGTGAAATTTCACTTATTATTTGTATTTTTTTGCTATGGGCGATTGTACTTGAAAAACGAATTCTATTTTCTAAAAAATTAGAAAAATTTAATACTTTTTTTGGAAATTTTATACGATCATTTTTTATAAAAAACTCAACATCTTCATAAGTTATTTTCATCTGTTTTAAGGCTGCTTTTATACGATGTGTTTGTTTATTTCTAGTTTCTAAAATTTCTAAATTTATACTTGCAACACCAAGTGGGGTTTTAAGCTCATGCATAGCATCATTGAAAAATGTATTCATCATCTTTTTTTGCTCTAAATATGGCTTTGTTATACTGACATAGACAAAATACATAACCAATGTGTAAATCCCCACAAAAATGAGAAAAAAGTTTTTACTTAAATGAGAAAATTAAGAGCTACATTTTTCTCATTTTAATGCGAAAAACTAAATATTTAAGTATTAAAAACGCTCTAAACTTCTTTTAAATTTATCTTAAACTTTCCCCTGCCTCTTATAATTCCTACAAACATTCCTACTATCTTACACTCATAGATGCTGTATCTTACTGGCAAGTAGATAGGATTATAAGATATTAGCATAAACTCATCACCTTGCTTGTAGCACTCTTTTATCATAAGTCCATCAGGTGTGTTTATGGCATAAATTTCACCATCTTTAAACTCGGCTCCCACTGCTATAAAACAACTATCCCCATCCATTATATATGGCTC encodes the following:
- a CDS encoding sensor histidine kinase, whose amino-acid sequence is MYFVYVSITKPYLEQKKMMNTFFNDAMHELKTPLGVASINLEILETRNKQTHRIKAALKQMKITYEDVEFFIKNDRIKFPKKVLNFSNFLENRIRFSSTIAHSKKIQIISEISPNLKVFLSEIEATRLIDNNLSNAIKYSNEGSEINIYLKSDDNFVIFIVEDFGCGIKDVDTIWQRYTRQNQSQGGFGLGLNIVMKICNKNDILYDVKSTPKKGSIFIYKIPLYEEKLLDNI